The genome window GGATACTACCTCGGCCGCCTCTACGTCGAACCGAGAGACGACGCGGCGGCCGCGATGTGTCGTGAGCAGCACGAACGAGTGAACGAACAGTTGTACGCCTCCGGCGAGGGAATCGAGCGCACAGACTATCCGCTCGTGATGAAACTCGGCTCCCAGCACTTCGCCGTCCACGGGGACGAACAGGTCCCGGCGGACACACTCGTCGTTCCCGAATCGATGCTCGAAGACGCCAACGTCCGGAACCCACCCAGCCTCGAAGAAGTGTTCCTGGCGAAGGCCGACCACGCCGCACAACTGCTCTCTATCTCCGAGGGGACGCCGACACTGCCCGATACAGCGGTCTGACGGCGCAGACACGGCTCCGGTGAGGTTCTTGCTGGGACAGAACGGTCGGATTCCCGGACCCCGATATAAGTGGGTTATACGCTTAAGCTACAGACCGATGCGGTCCAGCGGCGTCCGTTCACCTGTATGCCACAGCGGACCCACGCCGACGACCGGGACGACGCTACCGAATCGAAATTTTACCTCCCCGCCGGGACTACCCCGTCGTCCGAGAGCAACTGGTTCGGGCGGCTCTGGGCCGCGCTGTTCAACCACCGCGTCTGACTCACCGACACCGTTTCGCGGGACTACGGTACTGCAGTGGGGTGGTTTCGGGCCGACTGGCACGTGCGGGACGCGACAGCCCGGACAGCGGCTTCACGCTCCACACCCGACCGACCCGGTTACGATACAGCACGCCACCATTATGCCACTCGGAACTCGATATCGGTCCCACGCGCCTCGAACAGCCATCAGACCGTACGACTCGGCACACCCAAACTACACAGCACAATGACCGACATCAAGGCGGTCGTCCGGGCCGAACACCCCGACATCGTCCTCACACAGACCGTCGCCCACGACCGGAGTTCGAAAGTCAGGTCCGTGTCGGAGGCGGGCACGGACCCGACGTCGGGCAAGTTCTTCTACCACATCGAGTCGTCCGACTTCCACCGGTTCGAAGACGGACTGCGGGGCGACAGCACCGTCGGCGAGTTCGAACGCGTCATCGAGACCAGGGACGACGAGGCCATCTACAGTTTCGAGTACACGGACGAGGCGAAGATACTCTCGCCCGTTATTTCCGCCGCCAACGGCGTCATCCTCGACATGGAGAACGACGGGCGCGCCTGGATTCTGACGGTGTGGATGTCCGACCGAACGGACCTGGCCCACCTCTGGGACTACGCACAGGGGAACGACATCGACATCGACCTGGTGCGCGTGAACGAGTACGCCAGTCTGGGGAACACGGACGCCGGGTTGACCGACAGCCAGCGGGAAGCGCTCCTCGTCGCATTCGAAACCGGGTACTTCGAAGAACCGCGGAACGCGACGCTCAGCGACGTCGCCGCCGAACTGGACATCTCCCAACCTGCGGCCAGCGGTCTCCTTCGGCGCGGCGTCAAGCGGCTCATCATGTCGTCACTGAGAGACGACGGCGAAACCCCGAAGTGAGACGGCGCCCCGGCGCAGCGACGCTCCGGGAAGTCACTTTTAAGCCCGTCCCCGCCTGCCATCAATCCGATGCTTGACCGGTTGCTGGGACGCGCGTCGCTGAAAGAGCGGGTGGCCGAACTCGAAGAGGAGAACCACCACCTCGAACGCCAACTCGACGCCGAGAAGGAGCGCCGTGCCGACGCGGCGACCGAGCGCCAGCGGGCCGAGGCCGAGGTCAATCGGCTGGAGGACCGCGTCGCCGAACTCGAAGACCGCGTCCAGCGACTCCAGAACGAGGAGGGCGAATCGACCTTCCGGGCCGAGGAGACGCTCAGTCGGGCGCGGCTCGGGGCCGTCCTCGACCGCCTCGAATCGTTCGAGACGGGGCCCGAGGGCGTGTTCACGGCCTACGTCGAGGCGGAGCGCTCCCTGCCCGGTCCGGTCCGGGACGCCTTCGGCGACCGCGCGTCCTTGGTCGCGAGCGCCGCGCCGTGTCTCGCGGTCACCGACGACGCCGGCCTCCTGTCGGCGTGTCTGTCCGTCCCCGCGCCGCCGTCGCCGTTTACCGAGTGGGCCGACGGGGTCCGGCTGAAGCGGTCGTGGTTCGAACCGACCGGCGAACACGTCGTCGCCCTGGTCCGTTCGGACCTGTTCGCGCTGGGCGAGTACGACGGCCGCGAGCGGACCGCCTTCCACGGCTTCGACTCGGACCTGAAGAGCCAGCACTCGAAGGGCGGCTTCTCGCAGGGCCGGTTCGAGCGGCTCCGCGACCAGCAGATAGACACCCATCTGGACCGCTGTCAGGCGGCTATCGAGGAGGTATCGCCCGACCGACTGTACGTCGTCGGCGAGGGGTCGGTCATCCACGAGTTCGAGGACCGCGCGACGGCGACGAAGGCCGTCGACGCGACCGGGGAGCCGGCCGAGGCACTCGAAGACGCCGTGCGGTCGCTGTGGACCGTCCGGCTCCGCGTCCCGTAGCGCGGTCCCGCACGTCAGAATCCAGCTGGGGCCGGTTCCGTAGGTTTTTCGCGGGGCGGCGACTCTCTCCGGCTATGGCCGTAGCCATTCTGACACACGACGCGTTCCCCGACCGGGCCAAGACGGCCGTCGGGCTGTTGCGGTACGGTGACCGAACGGTCCACGCCCTCGTCGACCGCGAGCGGGCCGGACAGCGCGTCCACGATACGCTTCCGGACGTACAGGACGCCCCCATCGTCGCGTCGATGGCCGACGTGCCCGAGGTGGACGCGCTCGTCGTCGGCATCTCGCCCATCGGCGGGGAGTTCGACGAGTCCTGGCGCGAAGACGTACGCACGGCGCTCGAACGCGGCTGTGACGTGTACTCGGGCCTGCACGACTTCCTGGCTGACGACGAGGAGTTCGCCCGCCTCGCCGCGGCACACGACGCCGAACTGCACGACCTGCGCAAGCCGCCCGAGGACCTGACCGTGGCGGCGGGCACCGCTGGCGACGTGGACGCGACGGTCGTCACGACCGTCGGGACGGACTGCTCGACGGGGAAGATGACCGCGTCGTTCGAAATCCGAGACGCGGCGCGGGAACGGGGCCTCGACGCCGCTGTCGTCCCGACCGGGCAGACCGGCATCGCCATCACCGGCCGGGGTATCGTCGTCGACCGCGTCATCGCCGACTACGCCGCTGGCGCGGTCGAGCGACTGGTCGAGGAGGCGGGCGACCGGGACCTGCTGGTCGTCGAGGGCCAGGGCGCGCTCGCCCACCCGGCCTACTCGGGCGTGACGACGAGCATCCTCCACGGGTCGGCTCCCGACGCGCTCGTGATGTGCCACGAGGCCGGCCGCGAGGCGATTCACGGCTACGAGTCGTTCGCCATCCCGCCCCTGTCGGAGTACGTCGACATCTACGAGCGCCTGGCCGCGCCGGTCTCGGACGCGGCGGTCACGGCGGGCATGCTGAACACGCGCCACCTCGCCGACGAAGCGGCCGCCGACGCCGTCGCGGACTACGCCGACGACCTCGGCGTGCCGGCGACCGACCCCGTCCGCCACGGGGTCCCCGACGCGGTACTGGACGCCGTCGTATGAACTGGGCCGTCGAGCGACACGACCTGCCGCTGTCGGACCCCTTCGGCATCTCGCGGGAGACCAGCGAGACCAGCGAGGCCGTCGTGGTCGAACTCACCCACGAAGGAACGACCGGTATCGGGGCCGTCACGCCCTCCGTGTACTACGACGAGCGCGCGCCGTCGGTCGCCGACGCCCTCCCGGCCCTGCTCGAACGCGTCGACCGAATCGGCGACCCGTGGAACCACCAGCGCATCGAGCGGGACCTCGCCGAGTTCGCGCCGGCCCGGCCGGCCGCGCGGATGGCCGTCTCCATCGCCGTCCACGACCTCGCCGCCCGAAGCCTGGACCTGCCGCTGTACCGCCAGTGGGGGCTCGACCCCGACGCGGTGCCGCCGACCACCTACACGGTCGGCATCGACTCGCCCGAGCGGATGGCCGAGAAAGCCGAACGAGCGGCCGACGACGGCTTCGGCCACCTGAAGGTCAAGCTCGGCACGGACGACGACCGGGCGCGGCTGGACGCGGTCCGGGACGCCGCCCCGGACGCCGAGGTCCGCGTCGACGCAAACGCCGCCTGGACCGCCGACGAGGCTATCGACAAGGCGGCGTGGCTCGCCGATGCCGGCGTCACGATGCTGGAACAGCCCGTCGCAGCCGATGACATCGACGGCCTCCGGCGCGTGACCGGCGCGACCGACATCCCGGTGGCGGCCGACGAGTCCTGCCTGACCGCGGCGGACGTGCCCCGAGTCGCGGACGCTTGCGATGTCGTCAACGCCAAACTGCTCAAATGCGGCGGGCTCCGCCCCGCAATGCGTCTGCTCGACGCCGCCACAGCCCACAGCCTCGACCTGATGCTCGGCTGTATGGTCGAGTCCAACGCCAGTATCGCCGCCGCGGTTCACCTCGCGCCGCTCGTCGACTACCTCGACCTCGACGGCGCGCTCCTACTGGAGTCTGACCCCTACGCCGGCGTGTCACTGGACGGGGACGTCTTCGACCTGCGGACGGTGGCGGCCGGCACCGGCGCGACTCGGCGCTCGTCCGGCGGTGGCCCGGACTGAGCGACGGCTGTGAGGTGCGTTCATATAATCATTATTGATACTTAGAGACTAACTACTTTGTACGAGTCTTGTGATTCCCGGTTATGACACGTGCAGTTCTCTGTGTTGATATCGAAGAGCGAATCGACGACGTCGCGGCGGCGGTCGAGGACGACGAGTCGCTGACGGCACGGACGGCGACGACGGTCGAGGCGGCGCGCGAGACGCTCGAATCGGAGCCAATCGTCTGCGTGGTCACGGCGTACGACCTCCCGGACGGGACCGGGCTCGAAATCGTCGGTGCGATTCGGGACATCGCGCCCCAGACGCCCTGCGTCCTGTTCACGGACGTCCAGCCGGCGGAGATAGACACGGCGTCGTTCGAGCAGAGCATCGTCGAGTACCTCAACCGCGACCTCCCCGACGCCCACGACCGGCTGGCGTTCGTCGCCAACGACGTCATCGACTACAGTGCCCAGGCGAGTTTCATCCGCCCGGACGACGAGGACGAGCGACTGGAGACGCTCGCCCAGTACGACGTCGAGGAGCTCCCCATCGAGGACAGTTTCGACCGCTTGACGGGCCTCATCGCCAGCCACTTCGACGCCGCCGTGGCGTTCATCGGGCTCATCGAGGAGGAGGAGGAGAACTTCCTTTCCTGTCACGGCGGCGATTTCGACACGCTGACCCGCGAGAACACCATCTGCACCCACAGCATGCTCCAGGAGGACGTGATGGTCGTCGAGGACATTATGGAGGACGCCCGCTTCGCCGAGAACGAGCAGCTACAGAACCTCGGCATCCGCTCGTACGCCGGCGCGAACATGACCGCGAGCAACGGGCAGGTCATCGGGCAGGTGTGCCTGCTCGACCACGTGCCCCGCAGCTACGACGCCGAGGAGCAGGCCGAACTCGAGGACTTCGCCGACACAGCGATGGAAATCCTGGAACTCAGACAGACCGTTCGTGACGCCGAGCGGACGGAGGTCACACCATGAACACCGTCTCGGCCGACAAGTTCGACGTACCCGGCGACATCGGACCGCTGGACAGCGGCACGAGCGTCTTGCTGACGGGCGAGGACACGGACGCGCTGGAATCGGTGTTCGCCCGCGTCGCGGCCCCGGCCGACGGCGAGCGAAGCGTCGTCATCGCCACGGACAGCCGCGGGCGCGCGGTCAAGCGGTCGTTGAACGGCGCGAAACGCGGTGCCGGGGACCGGTCGGCCGTCCTCACCGCCGCGGGGCGTTCGAGCGGCGACGACATCGAGACGGTCGACGACCTCTCGGACCTCACCGGCATGGGGATGCAGTTCTCGGCGCTCGCCGCCGACTCACAGCAGGCGGCGGCGGGGTTCCGGACCGGCATCTTCCTCTGTTCGACGATTGCCGGCGAACTCGACGACACCCGGTCGCTGTACCGATTCCTCAACTCCACGTTCCTGACCGAAATCCGGCGGAGCGACGGCATCGGCGTCTGCGCGCTCGATACGAGCGCCGACATCGGGTCGAACATGAACAGCACGGTCACCGGCCTGAAAACGTCGTTCAAGACCCACGTTGACGTGGAATCGACCGGCCGAACCGAGGCGACGCTGACCATCTCTGACGACGACGGCGAGCGGACGGTCGACGTGTCGGTCTGACGGCCGCGACGCGAAAAGTGTGTGGTGGCCCGCTTACGCCGACGCGGCGGCGTCGACCAGCGCCTCGTAGTCCGGCTCGTTCGTCGGGTCGTCGGCGACCCAGCTGTAGGTGACCTCGCCGTCGCCGTCGACGACGAACACGGCGCGGTTGGCGACGCCGAGCAGGCCGAGGTCCTCGATGTCGATTTCGAGGCCGTAGTCCTGTATCGCCGACCGGCCCATGTCGCTGACCAGGTCGAACTCCAGGCCGTGCTCCTCCCGGAAGGAGTTCAGCGAGAACGCCGAGTCGGCGCTGACGCCGAGGACCGTCGCGCCGGCGTCGTGGAAGTCCCCGAGGTGCTCCTGTAGGGCCACCATCTCGTTGGAGCAGGGCGGCGTGAACGCGCCCGGGAAGAAGGCGAGCACGACCGGGCCGTCGCCCAGGTGGTCGCTCAGTTCGAAGGCCTCTACCTCACCGTTCGCGAGTGTCGCCGAGATGTCCGGCGCTGTGTCGCCTGTGGATACCATCACCCGAATATAACGGCGTCACCCGAATAAATACCCGCCATCCGGCAGGGAGTCCCCGCCGCCGCGGCACTGCTCGTCTACAGCCACTCGTCGAAGGAGTGGTGCTCGCGGCTCGCCGCGAGGTAGTCCCGCTGCATCGACTGGATGGCCGTCGAGAGGTCGTCGCCGCCGTCGAGAGACTCGCGAACGCGGGCAATTTTCCAGTCGCTTGGGGTCGTGCCGGCCTCGTACCGCGCTTCGATGGGGCCGAGGTACTCGTCGATGCTGGCCTCCGGCACGTCCTGCTCGGCCAGTCCCAGGCGGGCGTACTCGAAGACCTCGTCGTAGATGGCCGCGCGGTCGGCCGTCCGTTCGCCCCCGGCGGTCACCCACGAGAGGTCGGCCGCGGAGCCGTCCTGTGCGGCGTTGTAGAAGCTCCGTCGGGCCTCCTGCCAGGGGAGTTCCGCGGCGGGGTGGTCGGCGGCGACCAGCCCGCGGATGAGTCCGACCGTCAGCGCCTGCAGCCCTATCATGTCCTTGACGTGGGGCTGGGTCGGGAGCGGGCGGTACTCGATGCGCAGCGACCGCTCGGTGCTGGCCCCCTCGACCGGCGTCCCGCCGACGACACAGCGGAGCCAGCGCCAGTAGGTCCCGCGCTTGTGGTCGAACTCCCAGATGTCGTCGGCGAGGCCGTCGCGGTCGCTCTCTTCGAGCCACTCCCGGAGGAACGGGGCGAACAGGTCGTCCTCGACGACGCGGCCGACCACGTCCGTCGTCGAGTCGAGGTCCCGCGGGACCCGCACCTTCGGGTTCGCGCTGGTGTTGACCGACTGCTCGAAGGCCGCGATGCGGAGCTCGTGGTGGGTGTTGGCACAGAGCCACTCGCCGTCGGTGTCGTCGTACATGTCCGCCGGGAGGAACGGCGAGTTTACAGACAGCGCGAGCAGGGGTCCGAGCGTCCGTATCGCTGCGTTGTAGTACTCGGAGAACGCCCCTGCGTCGGGAATCTGGAGGTGGGGCTGAATCGACGTGGCGAGCGACTCGAACAGAATCGTCGGGAACGAGCCGCTGTACCCCGGCACGTCGAAGCCGATGCTGCCGTCGGCGTGGTCCAGCGCCTCGTTGTCGAGCGCCACGTACCTGGGGGCCTGCCGCATGTTGTCCGCCAGGACGACCCCGTCGCGGGTCTCGTGGGCCGAGAGGTACTGCTCGCTGCCGCCCTCGGGCGGGACGGTCCACATCGCGTCGAGGACGAGTTCGCAGTTGTGCTTGCTCGCCTGCTGGCGGGCCTGTTTCGTCTGCATCTCCACCGCCGTCGTCTGGACCTCCATCCCCGTCTCGTCGAAGCTGTTGGGCTCGGTGTTGACCTCGGCGTTGTGCAGGCCCAGCTCCTTGTTGGCCTCGCCCTCGAACACCACGTCGGGCAGGCGCGTCAGCCGCCCGCGCCAGTCCTCGGGGTCCATGTACGGCTCGTCGGCCGCTTCCTCGACCGACGGCTCGACGCCCGGTTCGGCCTCCGCGTCGGGCGTCTCGGGCTCCTCCTCGGCCAGCGGGCTGTCCGGGTCGACGTCCAGCGACGGTCCCTCGCCGGGGCCGAACGCGTCGTCGGCCCGGTCGCCGGCTTCGGCCGTCTCCCCGTCCGCTGACTCGTCTCCCAGGGGTTCCAGCGACCCGTCGTCCGGCTCCAGCGACGCGCCACCGCCGTCCGCCGGCTCCGCCGGGGCGTCCAGCGACCCGCTCCAGGCGGCCTCACCCGACCCGCTCAGGTCGTCGTCGAGGTCCTCCTCCGCGAGCTCCTCGCCGTCTTCCCCCTCGTCCGGTTCGGGCGGCTCCGGCTCGGCGTTGACGGCGTACAGTTCGACCTCCAGTCCGACGGAGAACGCCTCGTTGTCGAACTCCCCGGCTTCGATTGCACGCCGGAGCTGCATCGCCTGTTCGTCGACCCGTTCAGTGAACTCCGCGGCAGTCTCGTCGGCGAGCGACCGGGTCACCAGGTCGACGATATCGTCCATGCTCGGTACTGTGTGTGTTCTTCCACTATAAGTGACCCGTCGTTGTCCGGCCGTTACTCGAAGAGGTCCTCGTGGCGGGCCGCGAGGTTGGCGTAATCACCGGAGCTGAACGCCTCGAACACCTCGTTGGGGTCGATGGTCGTCTCGGACAGCGGCGTCACCGTCGCGGGGCTCCCGCGGACGAACGACTCCGCGGGCACCTCGTAGCCCGGCGGGACGACGGTCCCCATGGCGACGATGGAGCCCTCGCCGATGGTGGCGTCGCTGACCGTCGAGTTGAAGCCCACGAGTGCCCCGTCGCTGACCGCCGCGTCGTTGAGGACGGCCCCGTGACCGACCATCGCCTTCTCGCCGACGGTCGAGGCGTGAACGATAGCTCCGTCACCGATGGCCGATTCGCGGCCCACTTCGACCGGTGCCACGTCGCCGCGCAACACGACGCCGGGCCAGACGTTCGCGTTCGGGCCGACGGTCACATCGCCGACCAGCGTCGCTTCGCGGCTGACGTGAGCGTAGCCGTGGATGTCCGGTGTGGCCCCCTCGAACGCGTACTCTCGGCTGTCCATACGCGTCCCATCGTGTCGGCGGCTGGAAAAGATACCGGTCAGAACGGGGTCTCCTGGCGGTGTGTCCCGCCGTCGACAGGTGCGAGCGCTACTCGATGTGGACCACGAGGACGGGGACGGGCGCGCTCTGGACGACGCGCTCGGTGACGCTCCCGAGGTTTGCGACCCGGTCCCGACCGGTCCGGCCGTGGGTCCCCATCACGATGAGGTCGATGTCCTCCGCCTCGGCGTAGTCGGTAATCGTCTTGTGGGGAATCCCCTCCGCCATTGTCGTGACGACCTCGACCCCGGACTCCTCGCCGCCGACGACGATGTCGTCGAGCGCGACCTCGCCCTCCTCCTCCAGGGACTGGCGCACCTCGTCCTGGTTGGCCTTGTCGGCCGCGAGGTACAGCCGCTTGTCCACG of Haloarcula sp. DT43 contains these proteins:
- a CDS encoding DUF5802 family protein; protein product: MFEQFSRGYYLGRLYVEPRDDAAAAMCREQHERVNEQLYASGEGIERTDYPLVMKLGSQHFAVHGDEQVPADTLVVPESMLEDANVRNPPSLEEVFLAKADHAAQLLSISEGTPTLPDTAV
- a CDS encoding helix-turn-helix domain-containing protein, giving the protein MTDIKAVVRAEHPDIVLTQTVAHDRSSKVRSVSEAGTDPTSGKFFYHIESSDFHRFEDGLRGDSTVGEFERVIETRDDEAIYSFEYTDEAKILSPVISAANGVILDMENDGRAWILTVWMSDRTDLAHLWDYAQGNDIDIDLVRVNEYASLGNTDAGLTDSQREALLVAFETGYFEEPRNATLSDVAAELDISQPAASGLLRRGVKRLIMSSLRDDGETPK
- a CDS encoding Vms1/Ankzf1 family peptidyl-tRNA hydrolase: MLDRLLGRASLKERVAELEEENHHLERQLDAEKERRADAATERQRAEAEVNRLEDRVAELEDRVQRLQNEEGESTFRAEETLSRARLGAVLDRLESFETGPEGVFTAYVEAERSLPGPVRDAFGDRASLVASAAPCLAVTDDAGLLSACLSVPAPPSPFTEWADGVRLKRSWFEPTGEHVVALVRSDLFALGEYDGRERTAFHGFDSDLKSQHSKGGFSQGRFERLRDQQIDTHLDRCQAAIEEVSPDRLYVVGEGSVIHEFEDRATATKAVDATGEPAEALEDAVRSLWTVRLRVP
- a CDS encoding DUF1611 domain-containing protein: MAVAILTHDAFPDRAKTAVGLLRYGDRTVHALVDRERAGQRVHDTLPDVQDAPIVASMADVPEVDALVVGISPIGGEFDESWREDVRTALERGCDVYSGLHDFLADDEEFARLAAAHDAELHDLRKPPEDLTVAAGTAGDVDATVVTTVGTDCSTGKMTASFEIRDAARERGLDAAVVPTGQTGIAITGRGIVVDRVIADYAAGAVERLVEEAGDRDLLVVEGQGALAHPAYSGVTTSILHGSAPDALVMCHEAGREAIHGYESFAIPPLSEYVDIYERLAAPVSDAAVTAGMLNTRHLADEAAADAVADYADDLGVPATDPVRHGVPDAVLDAVV
- a CDS encoding dipeptide epimerase, which translates into the protein MNWAVERHDLPLSDPFGISRETSETSEAVVVELTHEGTTGIGAVTPSVYYDERAPSVADALPALLERVDRIGDPWNHQRIERDLAEFAPARPAARMAVSIAVHDLAARSLDLPLYRQWGLDPDAVPPTTYTVGIDSPERMAEKAERAADDGFGHLKVKLGTDDDRARLDAVRDAAPDAEVRVDANAAWTADEAIDKAAWLADAGVTMLEQPVAADDIDGLRRVTGATDIPVAADESCLTAADVPRVADACDVVNAKLLKCGGLRPAMRLLDAATAHSLDLMLGCMVESNASIAAAVHLAPLVDYLDLDGALLLESDPYAGVSLDGDVFDLRTVAAGTGATRRSSGGGPD
- a CDS encoding GAF domain-containing protein, with the translated sequence MTRAVLCVDIEERIDDVAAAVEDDESLTARTATTVEAARETLESEPIVCVVTAYDLPDGTGLEIVGAIRDIAPQTPCVLFTDVQPAEIDTASFEQSIVEYLNRDLPDAHDRLAFVANDVIDYSAQASFIRPDDEDERLETLAQYDVEELPIEDSFDRLTGLIASHFDAAVAFIGLIEEEEENFLSCHGGDFDTLTRENTICTHSMLQEDVMVVEDIMEDARFAENEQLQNLGIRSYAGANMTASNGQVIGQVCLLDHVPRSYDAEEQAELEDFADTAMEILELRQTVRDAERTEVTP
- a CDS encoding DUF7504 family protein, with product MNTVSADKFDVPGDIGPLDSGTSVLLTGEDTDALESVFARVAAPADGERSVVIATDSRGRAVKRSLNGAKRGAGDRSAVLTAAGRSSGDDIETVDDLSDLTGMGMQFSALAADSQQAAAGFRTGIFLCSTIAGELDDTRSLYRFLNSTFLTEIRRSDGIGVCALDTSADIGSNMNSTVTGLKTSFKTHVDVESTGRTEATLTISDDDGERTVDVSV
- a CDS encoding redoxin domain-containing protein, which encodes MVSTGDTAPDISATLANGEVEAFELSDHLGDGPVVLAFFPGAFTPPCSNEMVALQEHLGDFHDAGATVLGVSADSAFSLNSFREEHGLEFDLVSDMGRSAIQDYGLEIDIEDLGLLGVANRAVFVVDGDGEVTYSWVADDPTNEPDYEALVDAAASA
- a CDS encoding ICP22 family protein, which gives rise to MDDIVDLVTRSLADETAAEFTERVDEQAMQLRRAIEAGEFDNEAFSVGLEVELYAVNAEPEPPEPDEGEDGEELAEEDLDDDLSGSGEAAWSGSLDAPAEPADGGGASLEPDDGSLEPLGDESADGETAEAGDRADDAFGPGEGPSLDVDPDSPLAEEEPETPDAEAEPGVEPSVEEAADEPYMDPEDWRGRLTRLPDVVFEGEANKELGLHNAEVNTEPNSFDETGMEVQTTAVEMQTKQARQQASKHNCELVLDAMWTVPPEGGSEQYLSAHETRDGVVLADNMRQAPRYVALDNEALDHADGSIGFDVPGYSGSFPTILFESLATSIQPHLQIPDAGAFSEYYNAAIRTLGPLLALSVNSPFLPADMYDDTDGEWLCANTHHELRIAAFEQSVNTSANPKVRVPRDLDSTTDVVGRVVEDDLFAPFLREWLEESDRDGLADDIWEFDHKRGTYWRWLRCVVGGTPVEGASTERSLRIEYRPLPTQPHVKDMIGLQALTVGLIRGLVAADHPAAELPWQEARRSFYNAAQDGSAADLSWVTAGGERTADRAAIYDEVFEYARLGLAEQDVPEASIDEYLGPIEARYEAGTTPSDWKIARVRESLDGGDDLSTAIQSMQRDYLAASREHHSFDEWL
- a CDS encoding gamma carbonic anhydrase family protein; the protein is MDSREYAFEGATPDIHGYAHVSREATLVGDVTVGPNANVWPGVVLRGDVAPVEVGRESAIGDGAIVHASTVGEKAMVGHGAVLNDAAVSDGALVGFNSTVSDATIGEGSIVAMGTVVPPGYEVPAESFVRGSPATVTPLSETTIDPNEVFEAFSSGDYANLAARHEDLFE
- a CDS encoding universal stress protein — its product is MYDSVLVATDGSSGTTETLAHAASIARDNDATLHGLYVVDKRLYLAADKANQDEVRQSLEEEGEVALDDIVVGGEESGVEVVTTMAEGIPHKTITDYAEAEDIDLIVMGTHGRTGRDRVANLGSVTERVVQSAPVPVLVVHIE